TCCAACGAAACATCAATGCCGACCTTGGCGGAAATGTCTCTCCAGGCCCGATCGAGTTCGACACGATCCGAACGGACAAGAGCTTCGGTGAGCTTCTGCACCCCCGAAGTCGACTGCTTTTCGTGGAATACGCTTGCCGCCACCCGAAGCACCGTGAGTGCATGCTTCGATACGGAGGGTACCAAATCACCCAGGACACCACCGCTCAAAACTTCATATATGTTGAGCCATTTGTCTGGAAGCGATGGCAACTGGCTTTCCGGGGTTCCCGCACTCAGCGCCCTCGCCCAAACATAGCTGAGCGTGCGGCGGCAAGCGGCGGGGCTTGCCTGACGCAATTTCATTATTCCTTCTGAATGGAGCTGGACTTCGACGAGGGAAAGCATCGCGACCGCGTCGATGACGACGGAAGTAACTAAATGAGAATCGCCGCGTGGTGCATCGAGAAACGCCCTTGAGGCCTCGAGCGGGACAAGCCGACAAAAGGCGGAGAAAGGAGAGACAGCATTTGGATTGGCATTGAGCGCCGCCAGCAAGTCGTTAATTTCGCTTTCGCGTGCGATTGCCAGATTTGGAAACGACATCTGATTTAACGGCTGCTGCCCCCAGACGACCGTGACACTGCCAGTCTCCTCTTGCATAACCGCCTTGATGTCCTGACGTCGCGTTCTACTAATGACGGCGTCGGAGCATCCAGAGGAAAAAACCTCCAGAAACTCTCGTCTAGATAGGGACGCTGTCCACATTGTCTCATTCCTTGCCAAAAATGCGAGCCTTTGTAACGATCTTACTACGAGGAATTACGACACTGATAGCGCCGTCGAGATAAGGCGGTATTTTTTTATCGCAGTAAAAGCTCACCGCTGTTTTGGCACGTGTCACGCCGGTGTAGGCTAATCGCTTCTGTACTCCACCCATACGCGAGAGGCTATCGAGCCCGGCAATGTGCACGCATCGAAATTCAAGACCTTTGGCCGCCGACATGGAAGACAGCCAGATCGGGGCATGGGGATCAAATTCTTCACTTTTGCAAAGAGTGAGCTGGGACGCAAAACCCAAGTCTGCAAGATGATCCGCGATGAGCAGAACGTCTTCATTCTTCGGGCAGAGAACGCCGATCTTCTCTCCCGGATACGCCACCAGCTGATCGGGGATCTGGTCTGCGATGGCTTGTGCCTGGTCCGCAATCGAAAGGCCCGATTTAGAGGTGACCTTCACGGGATAGGCCAGTTCGTCGTACTGCGCGTTGGGTGTCAAGGCATTGTGTGATGGATAACCTGCCAGGATGGCGTCTGCGATCCTGCAGATATCGCGCCCATTCCGAAAATGATAGTTAAGACTATGCCTTATATTGGTGGCTGCCTCAAGCTCAGCAAAGCAGCTGGCAACCTCGAATACCTGCTGGTGCTCATCAGCTGCCGCAACCAGGACCTTCGTCAAGGCGGCGAATATCTTGATCTCCTGAGGAGTATAATCCTGTGCCTCGTCTAGCAAAAGTGCATCAAACAGCTTCGCGACCTTACCGCTGCTGATCAATGCCTGGACGCCATCTGCTCTCAACTGACGAGCCTGTTCCAACGCCATGCCACTTGCATCGAAACCCTTACCATTCTCGCGCAGGATTTCGTTGAACATGCGTGCATGCGTGGTGATCCTATCGACAGGAAATTTATATTGAGCGCCGCCGATTTGAATGAAGCTTTTCAACAGCGATCCGAACACAACGACCTGCAGGTTCGGGAACGCACCCAACGCCAGATAATTCGCGCGGAGCAGCAGAAGATTGGTTTTGCCGCTACCTGGTGGACCTTGAATTAGAATGCTCTGATCGGCGGCGATGTCGAGAATAGCCATCTGCTCGTCGATCAGGTCCGTGTCGTCTTTCCACCAAGTGCTCATATGCTGTTCTCTTCCGTTGATAGAAAGTGGGTCGCATCGCCAGCAACCGATCCCGTCTCAATTTTTGTGTAATAGCTCTCCAACGTCCCGAGAAGCACGGCCTGAAGCAGTGAGCTGCTGTACAAATCCTCTTCAGAACCTTTGAAAATTGTGCGCTGGTGATTTAATTCCGATGCTTCGATAGCTCGGGACGAAAGCGCGTCGCTGTAACGAATGACATACTGCGGAGTGCCTTCGTTGTCGTCCAAGTTCAAAATCACGAATTTCAGGGCCAGCTGGAACTCCATACCCTTGGCTTCATCCGCACTGAATGAAAGCATTATCTCACGACTGTCGTTTTCAGCTTCAAAGATATCCGATCTCCGAAGAGGGAAGCATGCAGCCTCCGCAAGGATCGAAGCCAAGCGGGTGTCGAGCTGCTGAGTGAACTGGTCCATCCTCTGCAAGAACAAGCGTCGCCTCTCCGCGTCAGCCAGGCTAGCGGTCGACATGTTCGCCCGTGCGAGCTTCTGCCGTTCCAGAATGGAAAGTTTGCGTGCCTCGGCGTTGACATCCTCCAGTTTAGCGGCGTCCTCGAAGTCGCTCCAACTTAGCATCTCCAGACGAACTTCAGGTTTCTTGACCAAAGCCCGCCGAGCCAAGAACATCAGGCGGGGTTCGCCTCCACTGATGGTAGGCGTCGTTCCGCGTACCGCATCAACCAGCAAAGTAAAGGGTTCGCTCACTTCCGCGAAAATCGGCTTCTTCATCAGCAGGTCGTGCAGCACCGCCCCCATCTGATAAAAGGTGACGGCCCGCCAACCCTCTATCGTATCTTTCTCCTTGCGATCCAGGAATTCCGGGGAGCTGTAGCGCAGGGTACCAATGAATGGCCGTTGATCTGCATCTGTCAGGTTGGAGACCCCTATCGGAAGTAGTACACCTAGATCGAGGAGAATGGCGCGACTGAAGTCACCACTGATCGCTATGTTCTCTGGTTTGACATCCCGGTGAGCCAAGCCAAGGTCTTCGAGAAACCGAGCCGCGGAAGCTATCTGTGAGATAAGGGTTCCGTAATTCTCAGGCGGAATTAATGACCCAACCTGATGAAAGTTTTTGAAAGGCAGTCGTTCCATCACCACGAATAGGTGGCCGGTGGCAGCGCACTCTCCACCTTCCAATATCCTGACCAGGTGAGGATGCCTTTTGCCAATTAGCTGTCGTTCGCGGTTGATACGCTCCAGCTGAACAGCCCTCCCGTAGCGTTCGATTAGCTCGGGATGAAATATTTTTACGGCGCCTTCGACACCGTCTCTGACACCTGAAAGCACAACGGCAGACTTGCCGTTTCCTAGAATGCCATCGATAGCCCAACCGCTAACGCTGGTCCCAATAATTCCTTCGGCGAAGATTTTCGCCTGTGCACTGTCCATCGGATTACTTCCCCACCCACAGACGCACGAATCAGTGCCTCAGGAATCTCAATTTAACGCTATGCTTGTATCAAATAAATTCGGGGTCTCGGCAAGATTGTCGCACGCCGAGACTGTAATAAACTTAGTATCCGTCGCTAATCCCTCCTGGACGCTCGTTGCCATGAAGGGAGAATCATACCGCGTGTCTCCTGCCGCTGACAAAATCATTTAGATTGCACGAATATCGACGAAGATTACGGTTTGCAAAACTTAATGGGACGGATGCAAGATCTTAGAAATCTTGATCCTCGCATGTGGCCAAGGATTTCGGTGTCGTAAGAAGATCACGCGTTGCTATTCTAGGTCGGCTCACGCAAATTCTACTTAGACTCGCATTTCCTAGCGCTAGAATTATTTATCGACCAGATTGACCGGGGGTGAGTTGAGCCAGGAAAGCGTAGATCAGACCGAGAGCCCCGATTTGGATATGGTCCTGGCAGCACTTCGCCGCGACTATTCAAAACTGGGACCGAGGATAAGGGAGCTGCAGCACGAGGTGACATGCGAATGCGCGGGAGTCACCCTTCGTCTGCATTTTCCCGCCTTCAGACAAGGCAAGACCACTGTCCAAGAACTGGTGGAGCTGGCATGGCTTCACCTCACGCCATTTGCGCTCACGCGAAAAGAAATCGACGCGGTGAGGGCACTTCAGTCGACACTTCCGTTTGATGATTTTTTGATAAAAACAACGCAGCTCAATGATGCGGCGGCCAAGCTTTTCATAAAGGCACACAAAGCGACAAATCGAAATGGTGAAGCTGGAGAACTGCTGCTGTACCTGCTCACCGAATGGATACTAGGTGCACCGCAGTTCATCGCTAAAATGACATTGAAAACCAATTCGCAGATGCCAGTCCACGGTGCGGACGGGGTCCATGTTCGTTACTGTCCGGAGACCGCTCGGCTCTTCCTCTATTGGGGCGAGTCGAAAATGTATGGCGATGTCGGCGCAGCTATCACCGCCGCCGCGACATCGATCGCGAAATCGTTACAGCCTAATGAGCTGGACCACGAGCTCCAGCTTGTGCAGCGAAATATCGATTTCACGGGATTAGGGGCAGATGGAAAAGCAGCGCTTCTGCGATACCTAGATGTTTAGTCCCGGCATTTGATGGATAGGATCGATGATGAATCGATCTGGCTCGGAAGTCCACCTTTTGCAGATGAACTCGTAGGGGGTGAGGCCCTTTAGTGTCTTGAGCCTGCGCCCAAAATTGTAGGCGTCGATGAAGTCGGCGAGATGCTTTTTCAGTTGTGCGTGATCGTCGTAGTGGAAGCGCTTGACAGTCGCTTCCTTGATCGTCCGGTTCATCCGCTCGACCTGCCCATTGGTCCATGGGTGCTTAACCTTTGTCAGGCGATGCTCGATCTCGTATTCCTCACAGACTCGGTCGAAGATGTGCTGGAAGGCATTTTGGTCACAGGCCCGGTTGGTGAACTGGATGCCATTATCGGTCAGGATAGTATGGATGGTGTAGGGCACCGCCGCGATCAGGTTGCGCAGGAACTGGGCGGCATTCATCTTGCCAGCTTTGGCATAGAGCTCAGCGAAGGCGAACTTGGACGTGCGATCAATCGCCACGAAGAGATAGAGCTTGCCCTCAGCCGTCTGCACCTCGGCAATATCGACGTGGAAGTAGCCGATCGGGTAGCTTTTGAACTTTTTCTTCGGTTCTTTGTCGCCTTTCACTTCCGGCAGGCGTGAAATGCCGTGGCGCTGCAGACACCTGTGCAGGGACGAACGTGTCAGATGCGGGATCGTCGGTTGAAGGGCATAGAGGCAGTCATCAAGAGGCAGCAATGTATGCCTGCGAAAGGCGACGATGACGGCTTCTTCTTCAAGGGAGAGGATTGTCGAATGCGGGTCCTTCGGGCCTGTCGGAAGATCGGCCAATGATGTCCGTCTCTTCCATTTGGCTATTGTCTTCTGATTGACCCCATACCGCTTTGAAAGCGCTCTCAGGCTCTCTTCACTATTTTGTATTGCTCGACGGATTGCCTCTGTCGTTGTGGCGCTCCCGTGTAGAACCTGGCCCATAGTGCCTCCCTCCATTCTAAGGAAAATAATGCACCATCAAATGCCGGGACTAAACACCTAGATCCCCATGAAGAGGAATACAACGAACGTAAGGATGTTATCACCTGTTTGATTGGCTTCGATTTCGACGGCTTCCAAAAGGCCGGTGCTGCTGGTGATCAAGGTGCTGAAGACTCTTTCAGGGCATTGGCGAAAGAGAAGCTTGCTGACGTGGCACCGAAGGTCTCAGCCGCGCTCAAAACGGCCGGACTGTATTCCCAAGACGTGGAACTGTTCTTCTTTCCGCTCCCCGCCGTCCAGGAATTCCGGGATCTCTTTCAAGCTAGGATTGGTTGGCTGCCATGATGCAGGAACTGGCGGACAAAATTTGGGAGAACCCCGGTTTCCACGACGCGGCAAATCGAATTGAACTCGCGTGGCTAACCAAAGAGATCAGCGGTATTGACGATAGTCACGCCGACATCACGGATGCCACGCGGTTGATCCGCTCGGCGGCCATATTGGCCTGCTCCGAGACTGCAGATCATCGGCGCGCGGCGTTTCGGGTGGCAACCTGCGCATATGACTTGTTCGGGACCGGCCAAGTACCTTTAGACCAAGCCCTACGTGTTGTGCTCACGCGTCTCGGCAACTTTCCTTCAATCGGCACCCGTGCGGACGTGGCGTCCGCGCGGGCAAGTCTACCGCTCATGCTTGCGGCAGAAGAAATCGCATCGGCTGATGCTCATGAGGTGATGATCAACGGACAAACAGTGCTGCTGACAGATTTCCAGCAGAATCTGTGGCTGAACCTCATCCAAAGTCGCCGCATCGCGTTGGCTGCACCTACATCCGCCGGAAAATCATTTGTCTTGCAGGGATATCTGTCGGCGCTCTTCGACAACGAGCAACCAAAGTCAGTTGTCTATCTCGTCCCGACCCGTGCCCTGATCGCCCAGGTAGCTGAAGATCTGAAGGTCCAGTTTCAGGGAATGCACCAAGATGTCCCCGACATCGTGACGGTCCCGGTCGATGCCGAAACGACCCTCGCCCAGCGCGCCATCTACGTAATGACTCAAGAGAGGGTACAACTCGCCCTTGGAGCTCACCCCGACTTCAGCGCCAGCGTCATTATCGTCGATGAAGCGCATTCGATCGCGGACGGATCACGCGGCGTACTGCTGCAATGGGTCATCGATGATTTACTAATTCGCAACCCGGCATCACAAATCCTTTTCGCCAGCCCAGCGATCCGTAACCTGGATGTCTTTGGACGGCTGTTTGGCTTGGACGATGTGGTCGAGTTCTCGTCCGTAGAGCCTACCGTTGCCCAAAATTTCTTGGTCACGACCGTCGAGTCCGCCACCAAGGGGAAGCTGGTGATCCACACCGCTGGCGACGGATCGAGAACGTTGCGGCAAGTCGCTACGCTGCAGCTGGGGCGGACGGTAGCGAGCCGGACAGAGAAGCTCGTCCATATCCCTGCGGTGCTTGGACACGGGCATTCAAATATCATCTACGCGAATGGTGCGGCTGAAGCGGAAAGCGTCGCGCTCCAACTCGCGGAATTGATGTCAGATCGCGAACCAACCGAAGCACGCCTCGCTCTATCCGATTTGGCGAAAGAAGCGGTGCACGCCAATTACGCGTTGGTCGAATGCGTCAAACACGGCGTAGCATTTCACTATTCCAATATTCCGACCCAGCTCCGACGTGCAATTGAAGCAGCCGTGTCGTCTGGTGAGATCGATTATCTCGTCTGCACGAGCACGTTGCTTCAAGGTGTCAACCTTCCTGCCAAGAACATTTTTATGTTCGCTCCGGAAAAAGGTCGGACCAGAGCGCTGGAATCAACAGACTTCTGGAATCTTGCTGGTCGCGCAGGAAGGCTCAAGCGGGAGTTTCAGGGCAACATCTTCCTCATCGACTATGACAAGTGGAAGAAGAAGCCGCTCGACGGCCCAAAAGATTCAGTCGTCACCCCAGCGATTGAGAGCAGCCTCAACGAACATCATGACCAGTTAATGACTGTGATTGCTGGGGCGCCGACAGAGGGCCGCCGCGATGAGACTGATCTCGAGACAATTTTCGTTCGCCTCTATACCGATTTCAAAGGTGGCGATCTAAATCAGACATTTGAACGGGCTGGCCTCGCGGTCGGTGATATCCAGTCCGGTCTGTTAGAAACCGCGCTTGCATCGGCCAGCGAGAAACTCACCCTGCCAGCTGCTGTTCTCCGCCGAACTCCGAACATTTCTGCCCACAAACAGCAGCGCCTTTATGACCGGCTGACCGCGAAGATAGCGCTAGGTACCGATGTCGCGCGAACCCTCATTCCTTCGCATCCCCGGGAGAGCGAAGCGTTTCAGTCCTACGCAGATGTTTTGGAGCTGTGCCACGAGGTCATTCTCGGTATCGACACCTCGAAAAATCTACATCGATTCCATGCCTTGATCGCGCGACGCTGGATGCTTGGCTTCCCGCTTCCCCAGATCATCGACGAGCAAATTTCTCGAAATGCCTCGAAGCCTGTTCGAACGACGATCAGAAGCACCTTGGACCTAATCGAAGGCGATATCCGTTTCCAAGCTGTCCGTCTGTTTGGTTGCTACAGCGCACTTCTTGTCTACGCGCTCGACAGCGCGGGCTTGTTGGACATGGTATCCAGCATTCCGTCTCTGCCACTCTACTTGGAGATCGGCGCATCCGATAAAACGATGATCAGCTTCATCTCTCTAGGATTATCACGGGTCACCGCGATGAAGCTGAACGAAATGTCCGCACGTAAAGACCTTGATACCGTCGGAGCGCTGCAGTGGTTGCGGACTCGTCCGCTTGAGGCGCTGGGACTTTCGCCTCTCTTGCTTGCCGAGGTGCGAGCCATTGTGACGGCCTAGAGAGGTCGATAGGTTTAACGCATACTTGACCCTGTCGAGGCGGTTGTTCGAAACCAGATTGTCAGCGACGAAACGCTCCGCCTGTCAAGCACGAGGGCGTCGAGTTATCTGCGATATGTTCGGGGCACTGCCCCATTCGAACAAAATCAGAACATCAGCTTTGACAATTCGCCGAATCCCGTGGATTATCGCTGGCCAGGCTTGGCTGCCAGCCTGACTCCAGTGAATGCCGTTAGCGTTTTTGTGGGTCGGAAACGACCACGGGATCGCCGCTTTTTCTGCAAAACAATTGATAGGATTGAGCCCATGGCCAAAGACGTCGCATTGCTGTCTGAGTTGCATAAGTTGATCGGACAGCGAATGGACGCTGGCCACATCGCACAGCCAAGCCAGATTGTTGAAGAAATATTCAAGAACAAGCCTTTGACGGGTCCGCATGCCGATTTCTACAAGGCATTTGCCAAGAAGGAATTGGTGAGCGTAGTTACGCGAATGGTGAAGCGCATTGGCATGAGCGATGATCCTGCATCCCCTCAAATGGTCTTTCCAGGCCATACTCGATTGGTTAAATCGTATCCTGTGAGTAGAAACGGTGAAAGGGCTTTGGTTCCGATAAGCCTTTGCACTCCGCAAGAACTCTCTGGCCACATATTACTTCTACGCAAGCAAGCTAAAGGCTGCGAAAACCACGCTGTTGAGTTAGAGGAATACGTGGCCAATAAAGCCTCCTTGGAGGAGGCCCACGCGATGAAGGAGCCTCCGAAAGTGGTCGCGGCCGAGCCGGCTTGACACGTAGAACGCAACTCCGCGCGTCACGACGTGCGCAATACGATAGGCAATCCTAACGCAGCATTTGTTTTCAATGCTGCGCGTTTCGCTTTATGAAAAGATCGTTGAATACCCGATCAGCTCCCCATGCCTGAGCGGACGTAAAGGCAAGCTGCCGCAACTCGTCGCTGGCGAGCGGCTGCTGTCCAGGCTTATAGCCGAGATCATGGTTTGCCTCGGACCAAGCATGCTGAAAAAGTGTCTTGATTTGCAATTCGAAACAATAGGGCACGAGGTCCTTGTTGAAACCCGGGTCGATTAAATCTTGCTGCAGCATCAGGATATGGTGGTTTCCAAAATACCCGAATTCCCACTCGTTTTCTGGCAACATATCTTTCGACTCGATAGCGTGAAAATAGCGCTGAACTTCCTCCGAAATCCTACGCACATCATCCTTGTAGAAGGTAACGATCCGCGCGCCGATCTGATCCTGAATCTGATGAAGCGGATCATCGTACTTGGCTTTGCCATCCCTCAACGCAGCGGCTTTGCCCACGAAGCGCTCCACGGACTTCGGGCGCGTCGAGATTCGATCGATCCGTGGCTGACCAGCGAAGATGCCTTGCAATAAGTTGGAAAGCTTATCGGCGATGGGAAAGAGCACGGTTTCGTATCGCGCTCGATATCGAACTTCTACTGTCATCTACCTTTCTCCAGTTTTTCACTAACCACCGAGCCGACTGTACTGAATCGGATCCTGTCGGCTCCTTCCTCAACGGGCGTGTGTTGAAATACCTTATCGAAGGAAGCAGCATCGGCCGTCAGCATAGCCCCGTTGTCCAGCTCCACAGTCCGGTAAGGCAATTGTTTCGTGAACTCGGTAGCATCGAATTGAAAATTATCATTGGCCAAGTCAGGTCGTTCAAGCTGCTTCACCACGGCGGCCTTTGCGCCGTCGGTAAATCCGTAGCGATTACAGAACGCCTCAACGCTTAACGTCGCCGCACCAAGCCCACTGGCAAGCGTAGCCGCGGCGGTGATCTGGCGCTTTACTTCTAGATCATCCGTAGCCTTGATGGCTTTCTTCAGTGCAACGGCGAGACGACGCGTGCCAAACGCGGGACTGGTCATGAAGTCTGACAGCAGGAAGTCCTTAACCCAGTAGTCCGACGAGTCCAGATCCTGACTGTTAATCTGCTTGTCGACGGCCATTCCACTCCAGAAGCCGCCTTGAAATGACTGGTGTTTGTATACGACAGCTTTGTAAGAATGGGCATTTTTCATGAATACGCGGTCGATGAATTCGACCGTCAGCATGTCGGCAGCCTCGTTTACGACCACGCCGTTGTTGGCACGAAAGCGGGATATCACCACCTTGTGCTCGGCGCCTTCGGTTCCCTTAATCAGGAATAGAAGCCCGAGCCCCGAGCGACGTGTCGTTACTGTCGCCAGTTCCCCGGCAAGCATACGGCCCAGATCGACCCCTGGCGCTGACGCGTAGGCAATCAACATGTCTCGACGCGCGTTCGCTTGAGCGCCGTCGTTGCCCTTGTTGAAGGCGATACCAATGTTGCATTCGGTATCAGCTTTTTCGTACACGTTCCTCATTAGCGCGAACATGTCGCCTTCATGCGGCACTTGGCTTCCGACGATGGCTGATGGCTCGGCTACCCCCTTATTGGGATACACAAGGTATGTATGGATGCTCTCGATAGGCAAGCTATTCCCCCTCGCCGCCAAATACTTTGATTTTACAACAGCTACATAGAATACCTGTCCAGCACAAGCAGACGCGAATCTTTGTACCGCATCACAACCTAACTGAGAATCTGCAAAATCGCGGATGATCACTTCGGCTGGCGATCCTGAAGGTGGACGCATACTTTGCCGACGTTCGTCGCGTTAGATGTCTTCTGCAAGTCTCAAAGTTCCCACAAGAACGAACGTCATGAATTCGGGAGGTGACAACTGATTGCTTCATTATCTTGACGGGACGCGACTAAAGAAAGTTCGAACTCAAAAGTAGGGGATTGAGGATTTAGCCAATACACGACATGGTAGCAATGCCTTTGGAGGAGGCCCCCATGGATCCAAATAGCCCGTTAAAGAAAGTCCCCTTTCTGTACCATTTTACCGACCGGAGAAATCTAGATCTCATTCGTCAGCACGGAGGGCTGTTCCCGATCGCGCAGCTCGTCGCAGGAGGGATCGCTGTTCCTGCCCCAGGTGGGAACGAATGGAGCCGAGACGCCGATGCACTGAAGGGAATGGGCAACTACGTGCATCTATGTTTCCGGAACAGCCATCCCATGGAATTCGTTGCACGGAGAGACGGTCGTATCACAGACTCGATTTTCCTCCGCATCCATCCGGCTGTGCTCGACTTCGCCGGCGTACGATTTACGAATGACGTTTCAAACAAAAGTGGTGTAGAATCGGTTCCGATTGAGCAGGCAGCCGCTCTTGTTGATTTTGAGGTTCTGTACACGCGGACGGATTGGAAAGATCCGGCGATCCAGCAGCGGCTCTTGCATGCAGAGAAATACGAGGTCCTGGTTCCAAGCCAGATACCTCTCGAATTAATCGGAAACATTTAATGGCCGAACGTCCCATTTTCATACCGTCGGTCGATTCCCCTGGTTTCGTCAAAGTCGTGAGCTTCGACATCCCGTTTGCGACGGGTTTCGCGCCCGTTCAAAAGCAGAAAAACGTCCGCTCGCTGCACGCTGCCGCCGCGCATGACGGATATAGCCCACTCCTTGAAATTTCTTCAAAATCCCAGGAAAAGGCAGGCCGCCACCTGAGCGCATTTCATCTCAAAGTGGACACTGCCTCGGGATTGATACCTCTTGAAAACGCCTTTCAGGGCAGCAAGGTATTTGAACACGGTGGACCATATATCGATCTTTACCAGACCGATCCGCGCAGCGCGAAGCGAGATCCCAGATTGAAGGACTCTGGCCGCTTGGTAGCTTTCGAGCTCGACGGAAACGAATTTCCGCTCCAGCCGTCTACGGTTTTCTATGACTGGCTTTATCTCAACGCCATCTACCCGCACCGGGAATGGCTGAGGGAAAGGATCGACGGTAGCATGCGTTACGCGGGATATACCGATATCGAATTCAACCCAAATAAGTCGATCAATTGCCAAGCAAAATCCTGCGCTCTGTTTGTGTCTTTAACGCGCGCCGGCCTTCTTGATAAAGCCATGAACTCAGCAGAGGGGTTCATCGCGTTCATGTCAGAGCAAATTCAATTAAGGCGCTCACAGCCTGAACGAGCCAATCAGTTGCATTTTTAATGCACCAAATTTGAGCCAAGGAAGACATCGCCGTTCGCAGCGTATGCGGAGCAGTCGTCACGCCAACGACGCGCGACAGTATCCGCCAGTGCCCGCGCCTGCACCAGCCAAACACGCTTTATCGGTGCGAACCTGTTGGCCCTTGGAAATGACGGAATGGTCCACGTCTTCCTTGAAATGAGGTCCGGATGACGAGGCTCAGCCCCAGGGTTCCACGGCGGTCGAAAACGCTAGCGGTTCGTGGCGATGATCAATTGGTCTAGAGAATACTCCACGCGCGAAACCTCCCCCTTCCCGTCATCTCCCGCAGACCCAGCTCCAAAACAATCCGCCGCGCCGCCTGCGGCGTGACGTCCAGCGTCTTCGCCACCATCCCGGCCGACAACAGCGGCCTTGCCATCACCAGCTCGACCAGCTCCGGCAATTTCGAGGAGGTTCGCCGTCCTTCAAGTTTTCGGTCCATCATCGTCTTCGCCAGCGTCAGCCGGTCATGCTCCTTGAGGCCGATCTCGGCGGCCGCCAGAAGCCCATGGG
The DNA window shown above is from Rhizobium leguminosarum and carries:
- a CDS encoding ATP-binding domain-containing protein, with the translated sequence MSTWWKDDTDLIDEQMAILDIAADQSILIQGPPGSGKTNLLLLRANYLALGAFPNLQVVVFGSLLKSFIQIGGAQYKFPVDRITTHARMFNEILRENGKGFDASGMALEQARQLRADGVQALISSGKVAKLFDALLLDEAQDYTPQEIKIFAALTKVLVAAADEHQQVFEVASCFAELEAATNIRHSLNYHFRNGRDICRIADAILAGYPSHNALTPNAQYDELAYPVKVTSKSGLSIADQAQAIADQIPDQLVAYPGEKIGVLCPKNEDVLLIADHLADLGFASQLTLCKSEEFDPHAPIWLSSMSAAKGLEFRCVHIAGLDSLSRMGGVQKRLAYTGVTRAKTAVSFYCDKKIPPYLDGAISVVIPRSKIVTKARIFGKE
- a CDS encoding DUF1837 domain-containing protein, translating into MSQESVDQTESPDLDMVLAALRRDYSKLGPRIRELQHEVTCECAGVTLRLHFPAFRQGKTTVQELVELAWLHLTPFALTRKEIDAVRALQSTLPFDDFLIKTTQLNDAAAKLFIKAHKATNRNGEAGELLLYLLTEWILGAPQFIAKMTLKTNSQMPVHGADGVHVRYCPETARLFLYWGESKMYGDVGAAITAAATSIAKSLQPNELDHELQLVQRNIDFTGLGADGKAALLRYLDV
- a CDS encoding DEAD/DEAH box helicase, yielding MMQELADKIWENPGFHDAANRIELAWLTKEISGIDDSHADITDATRLIRSAAILACSETADHRRAAFRVATCAYDLFGTGQVPLDQALRVVLTRLGNFPSIGTRADVASARASLPLMLAAEEIASADAHEVMINGQTVLLTDFQQNLWLNLIQSRRIALAAPTSAGKSFVLQGYLSALFDNEQPKSVVYLVPTRALIAQVAEDLKVQFQGMHQDVPDIVTVPVDAETTLAQRAIYVMTQERVQLALGAHPDFSASVIIVDEAHSIADGSRGVLLQWVIDDLLIRNPASQILFASPAIRNLDVFGRLFGLDDVVEFSSVEPTVAQNFLVTTVESATKGKLVIHTAGDGSRTLRQVATLQLGRTVASRTEKLVHIPAVLGHGHSNIIYANGAAEAESVALQLAELMSDREPTEARLALSDLAKEAVHANYALVECVKHGVAFHYSNIPTQLRRAIEAAVSSGEIDYLVCTSTLLQGVNLPAKNIFMFAPEKGRTRALESTDFWNLAGRAGRLKREFQGNIFLIDYDKWKKKPLDGPKDSVVTPAIESSLNEHHDQLMTVIAGAPTEGRRDETDLETIFVRLYTDFKGGDLNQTFERAGLAVGDIQSGLLETALASASEKLTLPAAVLRRTPNISAHKQQRLYDRLTAKIALGTDVARTLIPSHPRESEAFQSYADVLELCHEVILGIDTSKNLHRFHALIARRWMLGFPLPQIIDEQISRNASKPVRTTIRSTLDLIEGDIRFQAVRLFGCYSALLVYALDSAGLLDMVSSIPSLPLYLEIGASDKTMISFISLGLSRVTAMKLNEMSARKDLDTVGALQWLRTRPLEALGLSPLLLAEVRAIVTA
- a CDS encoding IS481 family transposase — its product is MGQVLHGSATTTEAIRRAIQNSEESLRALSKRYGVNQKTIAKWKRRTSLADLPTGPKDPHSTILSLEEEAVIVAFRRHTLLPLDDCLYALQPTIPHLTRSSLHRCLQRHGISRLPEVKGDKEPKKKFKSYPIGYFHVDIAEVQTAEGKLYLFVAIDRTSKFAFAELYAKAGKMNAAQFLRNLIAAVPYTIHTILTDNGIQFTNRACDQNAFQHIFDRVCEEYEIEHRLTKVKHPWTNGQVERMNRTIKEATVKRFHYDDHAQLKKHLADFIDAYNFGRRLKTLKGLTPYEFICKRWTSEPDRFIIDPIHQMPGLNI
- a CDS encoding DarT ssDNA thymidine ADP-ribosyltransferase family protein, with amino-acid sequence MDPNSPLKKVPFLYHFTDRRNLDLIRQHGGLFPIAQLVAGGIAVPAPGGNEWSRDADALKGMGNYVHLCFRNSHPMEFVARRDGRITDSIFLRIHPAVLDFAGVRFTNDVSNKSGVESVPIEQAAALVDFEVLYTRTDWKDPAIQQRLLHAEKYEVLVPSQIPLELIGNI
- a CDS encoding protein kinase domain-containing protein, encoding MDSAQAKIFAEGIIGTSVSGWAIDGILGNGKSAVVLSGVRDGVEGAVKIFHPELIERYGRAVQLERINRERQLIGKRHPHLVRILEGGECAATGHLFVVMERLPFKNFHQVGSLIPPENYGTLISQIASAARFLEDLGLAHRDVKPENIAISGDFSRAILLDLGVLLPIGVSNLTDADQRPFIGTLRYSSPEFLDRKEKDTIEGWRAVTFYQMGAVLHDLLMKKPIFAEVSEPFTLLVDAVRGTTPTISGGEPRLMFLARRALVKKPEVRLEMLSWSDFEDAAKLEDVNAEARKLSILERQKLARANMSTASLADAERRRLFLQRMDQFTQQLDTRLASILAEAACFPLRRSDIFEAENDSREIMLSFSADEAKGMEFQLALKFVILNLDDNEGTPQYVIRYSDALSSRAIEASELNHQRTIFKGSEEDLYSSSLLQAVLLGTLESYYTKIETGSVAGDATHFLSTEENSI
- a CDS encoding GTP pyrophosphokinase, translated to MTVEVRYRARYETVLFPIADKLSNLLQGIFAGQPRIDRISTRPKSVERFVGKAAALRDGKAKYDDPLHQIQDQIGARIVTFYKDDVRRISEEVQRYFHAIESKDMLPENEWEFGYFGNHHILMLQQDLIDPGFNKDLVPYCFELQIKTLFQHAWSEANHDLGYKPGQQPLASDELRQLAFTSAQAWGADRVFNDLFIKRNAQH
- a CDS encoding Hachiman antiphage defense system protein HamA, which codes for MAHSASLHSKENNAPSNAGTKHLDPHEEEYNERKDVITCLIGFDFDGFQKAGAAGDQGAEDSFRALAKEKLADVAPKVSAALKTAGLYSQDVELFFFPLPAVQEFRDLFQARIGWLP